A window of the Arachis duranensis cultivar V14167 chromosome 5, aradu.V14167.gnm2.J7QH, whole genome shotgun sequence genome harbors these coding sequences:
- the LOC107488184 gene encoding uncharacterized protein LOC107488184 gives MTYREDEDDATYVKEVDPSPTFRIHVDDDNGDYVKLSSSPQEEEENPSPPSRLAGVPVWYLVKLSVTCTCLAIAGFFLFKWLGPPFIEKVIIPLINWEEETFSPPVLAALMFASVALFPVFFLPSSPTMWMTGMSFGYVVGYMIIVSGVAIGVSLPFFIGSFFHRRIEEWLEKYPKRAAVLKAAGGGNWFHQFKAVALIRISPFPYILYNYCAVATEVQYWPYLLGSLVGMQFDIITSIYTGILIRAFASVHKENTLSSAAPHVSVTLVGFSMIVGTVIFFTVYAKRQLRELQKEDQRLLG, from the exons ATGACGTATCGCGAGGACGAAGACGACGCTACTTACGTAAAGGAGGTGGATCCGAGCCCTACGTTCCGAATCCATGTCGATGATGACAATGGTGATTACGTCAAATTGAGCAGCAGCCCacaggaagaggaggagaaCCCTTCTCCTCCGTCAAGATTAGCTGGCGTCCCTGTGTGGTATCTAGTCAAATTGTCCGTCACTTGCACGTGCCTAGCGATCGccggttttttccttttcaaatgGCTTGGACCCCCTTTCATCGAAAAG GTGATTATTCCCCTTATAAACTGGGAGGAAGAGACATTCAGTCCTCCAGTGTTAGCTGCTCTGATGTTTGCTTCTGTAGCACTATTCCCTGTTTTCTTTTTGCCATCTTCACCTACCATGTGGATGACTGGAATGTCATTTGGTTATGTTGTTGGGTATATGATAATAGTATCTGGAGTAGCTATAGGAGTATCACTCCCCTTTTTCATTGGTTCATTCTTCCATCGTAGAATTGAA GAGTGGTTAGAAAAGTATCCAAAGAGAGCTGCTGTTCTAAAAGCTGCTGGTGGAGGAAATTGGTTTCACCAGTTTAAGGCAGTGGCTTTAATAAGGATTTCTCCATTCCCATACATACTTTACAACTATTGTGCTGTGGCAACAGAGGTTCAATACTGGCCTTACTTGCTTGGATCCTTGGTGGGAATGCAATTCGATATAATTACTTCAATCTATAC GGGAATTTTGATAAGGGCATTTGCTTCTGTGCATAAAGAGAACACTCTATCATCTGCTGCGCCCCACGTTTCAGTAACTTTGGTTGGCTTCAGCATGATTGTGGGTACAGTGATCTTTTTCACGGTCTATGCAAAGAGGCAGCTCAGGGAGCTCCAGAAAGAAGATCAGCGGCTTTTGGGGTAA